Proteins from one Drosophila gunungcola strain Sukarami chromosome 3R, Dgunungcola_SK_2, whole genome shotgun sequence genomic window:
- the LOC128256110 gene encoding uncharacterized protein LOC128256110 has translation MSGLQNGILFLFACNLLMAVCVSANKQQKHQNQNQEIWEQDLSDTFKIEGSDQGIQKVNLKCGADSMNVVLETEKPFTGVMYTRGSFYKQTAPCFMKPSSNQGSRSIEMNFQLDQCQTLRDGDLYTNIVVIQNDPELITPGDSAFSLECDFRQPRSLDVEASMQARDRVATGSKITLTSPDPAAPTEHLHNSVVSNSDSVAYIPKFSRPNRTIHLGSVEEVTLPSSSQSRDEL, from the exons ATGTCGGGATTACAGAATGGCATTCTGTTTTTGTTCGCCTGCAACTTGCTGATGGCTGTCTGCGTGTCGGCCAACAAGCAACAGAAacaccaaaaccaaaaccaag AAATCTGGGAACAAGACCTTTCGGACACCTTTAAAATCGAGGGCAGCGACCAGGGCATTCAAAAGGTGAACCTGAAGTGCGGGGCCGACTCGATGAACGTGGTGCTGGAGACGGAGAAGCCGTTCACGGGCGTGATGTACACGCGTGGCAGCTTCTACAAGCAGACGGCGCCGTGCTTCATGAAGCCCTCCTCGAACCAGGGATCCCGCTCCATTGAGATGAACTTCCAGCTGGACCAGTGCCAGACCCTGCGGGACGGAGACCTCTACACGAACATCGTGGTGATCCAGAACGACCCCGAGCTGATCACGCCCGGAGACTCGGCCTTCTCGCTGGAGTGCGACTTCCGGCAGCCGCGCAGCCTGGACGTGGAGGCCAGCATGCAGGCCAGGGACAG AGTGGCCACTGGCTCCAAAATCACACTCACTAGTCCCGATCCCGCGGCACCCACGGAACATCTACACAACTCGGTGGTTAGCAACAGCGACTCGGTCGCATACATACCAAAGTTCAGCCGGCCAAATAGAACCATACACCTGGGCTCCGTCGAGGAGGTGACGCTGCCATCGTCCTCCCAATCCCGAGACGAGCTCTAG
- the LOC128264959 gene encoding uncharacterized protein LOC128264959 produces the protein MSGSLPATFVKGFHDEEQVRRMEYRPLGSTGLRVSKIALGGATLSNLFYNDFDREEGIRTVREAIRSGINYIDTAPLYGRSEELLGQALKDVPREAYYIATKVARYELNPAEMFNYTGAKARESVKRSLELLGLDQVDILQVHDVDAAPSLDMVLNETIPVLEEYVAAGKARFIGITAYDVDVLKECAERGKGRIQVVLNYARYTLLDNTLLRHMKAFQELGVGVVCAAAHALGLLSNAGPQGWHPGSPELQALGKRGAEICRQRNVELGKLAMYYTMQLDGAATFLIGIPNRQLLRINLDAVFDGLTSHEQEVLQYLRENVFTKSYSWGSTLSTVNKFK, from the exons ATGTCAGGATCATTGCCAGCCACCTTTGTCAAGGGCTTCCATGATGAGGAGCAGGTGCGTCGAATGGAGTACCGGCCATTGGGTTCCACGGGTCTGCGAGTCTCTAAAATTGCCCTCGGTGGTGCCACCCTGTCCAATCTCTTTTACAACGACTTTGATCGGGAGGAGGGGATTCGCACGGTGCGTGAGGCCATTAGGTCCGGTATCAATTATATAGACACCGCTCCCCTCTATGGCAGATCGGAGGAGCTGCTCGGCCAGGCTCTAAAGGATGTGCCCCGAGAGGCGTACTACATAGCCACTAAAGTGGCGCGATACGAGTTAAATCCGGCCGAGATGTTCAACTATACGGGTGCCAAAGCCAGGGAGAGTGTAAAGCGTAGTCTGGAGCTTCTTGGGTTGGATCAAGTGGACATTCTGCAG GTTCACGACGTCGATGCCGCACCCAGTCTGGATATGGTACTGAACGAAACTATTCCCGTCCTGGAGGAGTACGTGGCAGCGGGAAAGGCCAGATTTATCGGCATCACCGCCTACGATGTGGACGTCCTGAAGGAGTGCGCCGAACGGGGCAAGGGTCGCATCCAGGTGGTGCTCAACTATGCCCGCTACACCCTGCTGGACAACACGCTGCTGCGGCACATGAAGGCCTTCCAGGAGCTGGGCGTGGGCGTTGTCTGTGCCGCCGCCCACGCGCTGGGACTCCTTAGCAACGCCGGTCCGCAGGGCTGGCATCCGGGAAGTCCCGAACTCCAGGCACTCGGCAAACGGGGAGCAGAAATCTGCCGGCAGAGGAACGTGGAGCTGGGCAAACTGGCCATGTACTACACCATGCAACTCGATGGGGCGGCCACCTTTCTCATCGGCATCCCCAACCGCCAGCTACTGCGGATCAACTTGGATGCGGTCTTCGATGGACTCACCTCCCATGAACAGGAAGTGCTGCAATACCTGCGCGAAAA CGTTTTTACCAAGTCCTATAGCTGGGGATCCACATTATCCACTGTTAACAAGTTCAAGTGA
- the LOC128264953 gene encoding uncharacterized protein LOC128264953, which translates to MSVTLPATYVKGFHDEAKVRRMEYRNLGKTGLEVSKVSFGGGALCANYGFELEEGIKTVHEALKSGINYIDTAPWYGQGRSEEVLGQALKDVPRESYYIATKVARYELDYENMFDFSAKKTRESVEKSLKLLGLDYVDVIQIHDIEFAKDLDIVINETLPTLEQLVKEGKAKFIGVSAYPISVLKECLTRAAGRFDTVLTYARYTLTDETLLEYLDFFKSQNLGVICAAAHALGLLTNGGPQPWHPATDEQKAIARKASEICKERGVELGKLAMFYTMKGLPGVSTFLTGMQTRELLRINLGAFELGLNEKEQEVLRYLKENVLTKPFDWEGIELERYWAAIKQK; encoded by the exons atgtCTGTAACATTACCGGCCACCTATGTGAAGGGCTTCCACGATGAGGCGAAGGTGCGCCGCATGGAATATCGCAATCTCGGAAAGACCGGCCTGGAAGTCTCGAAAGTCTCTTTCGGCGGCGGCGCCCTCTGCGCCAACTACGG CTTTGAACTTGAGGAGGGTATCAAGACAGTGCATGAGGCACTGAAATCGGGCATCAATTATATTGATACGGCCCCCTGGTATGGTCAGGGTCGCTCGGAGGAGGTCCTTGGCCAGGCCCTGAAAGACGTGCCTAGGGAATCTTACTACATTGCCACCAAAGTAGCCCGCTACGAACTGGACTATGAGAACATGTTCGACTTCAGCGCCAAGAAGACCCGCGAAAGCGTGGAAAAGAGTCTGAAACTTCTGGGCCTGGACTACGTGGACGTCATCCAAATACACGATATCGAGTTCGCCAAGGATCTGGACATTGTCATCAACGAGACTTTGCCCACGTTGGAGCAGCTTGTCAAGGAGGGCAAGGCCAAGTTCATTGGCGTGTCTGCCTATCCGATTTCGGTGCTCAAAGAGTGCCTGACCCGAGCGGCAGGAAGATTCGAT ACGGTTCTCACCTATGCCAGATACACCCTGACCGATGAAACGCTGCTGGAGTACCTGGACTTCTTCAAGTCCCAGAACCTTGGCGTCATCTGTGCCGCTGCCCATGCCCTTGGGCTCCTGACCAACGGCGGACCGCAGCCTTGGCATCCGGCCACCGACGAGCAGAAGGCCATTGCCCGGAAGGCGTCCGAGATCTGCAAGGAACGCGGAGTGGAGCTGGGCAAACTGGCCATGTTCTACACGATGAAGGGATTGCCCGGGGTGAGCACCTTCCTCACGGGCATGCAGACGCGGGAACTGCTGCGTATCAACCTGGGGGCCTTCGAACTGGGCCTCAACGAAAAGGAGCAGGAAGTGCTGCGGTACCTGAAAGAAAA CGTTTTGACCAAACCATTCGATTGGGAGGGCATCGAACTGGAGCGATATTGGGCAGCCATAAAGCAGAAGTAA